Proteins encoded in a region of the Streptomyces sp. NBC_01298 genome:
- the purM gene encoding phosphoribosylformylglycinamidine cyclo-ligase → MTEKTTGASYAAAGVDIDAGDRAVELMKEWVKKTQRPEVLGGLGGFAGLFDASALKRYERPLLASATDGVGTKVDIARRMGVYDTIGHDLVAMVMDDIVVCGAEPLFMTDYICVGKVHPERVAAIVKGIAEGCVLAGCALVGGETAEHPGLLGPDDFDVAGAGTGVVEYDRLLGADRIRTGDAVIAMASSGLHSNGYSLVRHVLFDRAGMSLEGHVEELGRTLGEELLEPTKIYSLDCMALTNAADVHAYSHITGGGLAANLARVIPDHLHATVDRSTWTPGAIFDLVGKAGQVERLELEKTLNMGVGMMAVVPQESVDVALTALADRGVEAWVAGEILDRGDHAEGATMTGDYAV, encoded by the coding sequence ATGACAGAGAAGACCACCGGTGCCAGCTACGCAGCCGCGGGCGTGGACATCGACGCGGGAGACCGCGCCGTCGAGCTGATGAAGGAGTGGGTGAAGAAGACGCAGCGCCCCGAGGTCCTGGGCGGCCTCGGCGGTTTCGCCGGCCTCTTCGACGCCTCCGCCCTCAAGCGCTACGAGCGCCCCCTGCTCGCCTCGGCCACCGACGGGGTCGGCACCAAGGTGGACATCGCCCGCCGCATGGGCGTGTACGACACCATCGGCCACGACCTCGTGGCGATGGTCATGGACGACATCGTCGTCTGCGGCGCCGAACCGCTCTTCATGACCGATTACATCTGCGTCGGCAAGGTGCATCCCGAGCGTGTCGCGGCCATCGTCAAGGGCATCGCCGAGGGCTGCGTCCTGGCCGGCTGCGCCCTGGTCGGCGGCGAGACCGCCGAACACCCCGGCCTGCTGGGCCCGGACGACTTCGACGTGGCGGGCGCGGGCACCGGCGTCGTCGAGTACGACCGGCTGCTGGGCGCGGACCGCATCCGTACGGGCGACGCCGTCATCGCGATGGCGTCCTCCGGTCTTCACTCGAACGGGTACTCGCTGGTCCGCCACGTCCTCTTCGACCGGGCCGGAATGTCCCTGGAGGGCCACGTCGAGGAGCTCGGCCGGACCCTCGGCGAGGAGCTGCTGGAGCCCACCAAGATCTACTCGCTGGACTGCATGGCCCTCACCAATGCGGCCGACGTGCACGCGTACTCCCACATCACGGGCGGCGGCCTCGCGGCCAACCTCGCCCGGGTGATCCCCGACCACCTGCACGCCACCGTCGACCGCTCGACCTGGACCCCGGGCGCGATCTTCGACCTGGTCGGCAAGGCCGGTCAGGTGGAGCGCCTGGAGCTGGAGAAGACCCTGAACATGGGCGTCGGCATGATGGCCGTGGTCCCGCAGGAATCGGTGGACGTGGCCCTGACCGCCCTGG